ATTACAGCTCAGTATAAAACCGGCTGCCGTCAGGACAGCAACACATTCAACCTCTTGCATTCATGGAAGGAACAAAGAAACACTCAGTGAAAGAGCTGGGCGAGCTGTCGGGGAAACACTCGGAGGAAATCACGTTAACATGGTCTATACACAAGCCCTCGTGTTCGGTAACGGGATGTCCGTCAGGAGCGAGCTGGAAAACCTAGCTGAGGACCTGAGCTTTCTACAGCACTTCAGATCAGACAGAGACAAACTCAAACACTGCGGCAGACTAATGAAAGCACACAGCTCATCAAGTAAGTATCCCATTCCTGTCTAAATTGTCTATTGTAAGAGAaaccggggcaagttgtcacaactAGGCGCTCTGTCTCAGTAACAAAAGTAAAAAGTTTTGGTTTTGCATGTTGATGTGAAATAACCTAGCtcacaaatgttacatttttatatatatatatatattaattaaaaaacaggaTGACACTGAAGCAAAGGTCAGCTTAAAAGTCCAATGAACATTGATGTCAGGTTGAGTCACGTGTTttgtgtaggcctacattttatttttatatactttgaaAATGACAGAATAGCCCCATTGTGGCAACTTACCCCTTAtagtgtattaaaataataataataatgttcaaaagCTTTTAGATCAGATGTGGTTATTTATGAGCAGGGATATACATTGTTCCAGTTTTCCAAAATTGCAACATATTAATTCTGCCCACTAGAGTCCAGGGCAGTTTAGATCAGCTGATGACACTGTATCAGAGGCTGACCGTGTTAGTTTCAAGATCCTAATCTAATGAGCCACTGGGCACTCTCAAACTGCTGAGGCGTAAAGTTCCTGTCCGGTCAGCTGAGCCTCACGCGTTCTTCCCATTTACTCATTCACAGGTCTGGGATCTGAGTGCAGTTTGGAAGAGGAAGAAGGAGAAGACGTGTGTCTTCAATTCGACCTGGCCAAACGCATTGAGAAGTGCCTCTATGAGGCCAAAGGAGCCAGTCTGAGCTGTCAGGAGCTGCGTCTGCCCAGGCGCATGACCGCACGCGTGGCCGGAGACATCCTGCGCTCATCCACGGATGAGCCGTGTGGGATACGAGGCGCGCTGATCCACATGTTCTTGGAAAGCAAGGGCACACTACTTAAACTGGGCACCGTCATTCCCGATCAGAGTCTCACACCCACTTTTGAGGTCTCGGTGGTCCTGCAGCCTGATCTGGGTGGATGGCCTCCACTGAAGATCCTGTTCGGAAGCGGGAAGGTCTTGAGCCTCAGACGGGAATATCGGCTGATCAAGCGGAAGCTCTACTCGTCCGCCACTCCTACTGTACTTGAGTTTTATTAAAAGTGTGGCATTAAGAGTAAAGAGAAGGAGAAGACAATGCCTGAGGTCTTAGAGGAAGAGGACAACTTTAAAGCTCAttttgcacattattattataactgttaCATCAGTGTGTTTCAGATCACTGAATAGTTTTTAAAAACGTAGATGATAATGTTCAGTTCAATGAAAGAATGTGATATTGTGCAACTGAAATTTCTAACACAGTATGAGCAGCTGTTGTTATAATACTGCATTATGTTTGcttaaaatatcattaatatatgcctatactatcattcaaaagtttggggtctgtaagatttatacattttctttaaacaaGCCACCAATcttgttttattagatttaaatattaaaataacgttttaatgtatttgttaatttgatggcaaagctgcattttcagccgccattacttcagtctgcaaccttcagaaatcattctgttgaTTTGGTGGTtggattattatcaatgttgaaaacagcggttccgtaaaaattttacatttaattaatattatataacattctTTGATTAtcaggaagttcaaaagaacatgatTTATTAAGGTAATCacttctttgataaaaaaaaaatctcactgacccatagcttttgaacagtaatgtatattcatgtataaCCTGGGATTTTACATTGTCATATCTTTATGTTTGTGACAAACACTATTGTCAGGTGACACGGCACGTGAGATCAGATCATCTTTGTATGAGTATGATGGGTGTGTAGAGACTGCAGAATGTTCAGTTTCAATTCTCCACTATTGTTTACTGATGTTCAGGGATATAGGATGGTTCACATTGTGTATGAATCACGCCACTGCTATATGTTGATGTCTTTAATGGATCttgagtgttttttgtgtgtgtgtgtgactttgaaCAGGACAAGCTGGTATTGTCCTCCCAGTTATGCATTTGTACTAATATTTTTTTGCTTGAAAGCGCAAGTTGAATAAATTATTCCTAAAATGATATCTTGTTATTGCAGActctcatgttttattaaaacatttcatgacacaatatacaaaaacactgtaCACAAAGACCCTGTACAAAACTATATGTTCTTTCTAAACATACAGATGTCAAAGTAAGTCTCActtaaagaatgaaaacaaactgaacatAGTACAGTAGGCCTTTAACTGTAAACCAAAGCATCCATAATCCTGACTATAGGCAAAAATCAAGTTAAAAGAAACTTTGTATCCGTCTTCATTTCTATAGAATTTTTATTGCTCCTTCCTCCGTCGTTCAGCGTTCCACATCATCTCAAACTGATAAGGCGACAGTAATCTTTGTTTTGAACAATGGCTTGTAAGGTTTCATTCTTAGCTCTACAAAATGACATTCTGATTTCTAACCATTCAGTGGTCATGACGGTGGTAcattcagcttttttttaaaaggccAGTGATGACAGCTAAATTAGTGACATCAAGTCAAAAACTTTTAAGCAACTCCTAAATTCAAATAAACACGAGGTCAGTTTGTCCTGTCTTGTGAGTCTAGAATCAGAGTACACTTGACCAGTTTTTCAGGTCTAGGACTGAAGGGTTTCTGTGAAAGAGGGTCAAGCCCTTAAAAATTCCCTTCTTTCTGTGTCCTTCTGTAAGTAGAATTGCTGCGTCAAGCTACCGAGGCATTGAGTAACTAAACTTAGCCAGAATGTCTTAACAAAACGGAAATGAAGCCTATCTGAACTTCTGTAACAGCTGCAGCGTGACATCTCAGTTCACTTTTTCATCTTCATATCAGCCTCAATGGCACTGCGGCGCCCTCTGGTGCCTCCATCCTGGAAGAGCAGAGAAGCAGGCCAGCCGTGAGAAAGTGCAAACAGCTTGTCATCCACTGTCCTAACACACCAGACCATCAGTGTGAGAAACTAACTAGTCTGACCTGAGAACAGGAAGTGTGTGTGGTAAAAGAACAAGCACTTCATTTTAAAGAGACTGTGCAATACATAGTTACGAAATTGAAGAGTAGGCCTAAAAGGCTAAAAAACTGAATAGCTAAACAACAGTGAAAAGAGCATAAAAATTGAGTGCTTAGGAGTGAATGTGTTAATAGTTGCTCATGGAGGTTTTGTGTCATTTCTTGAagacaaataaaaatgagtaaaactCTAACCGAACCATTTAAAAGGAaagttctcccaaaaataaaaactgccattatttattcaccattatgtcacactttatatttttttgttgttgttttaaaaacatcccttatgctcaccaaggctgcattccctttgattaaaaataccataaattgtcaaatattattacaatttaaaatatgttttctattttaaaatgcccctattatgccattttcgGTTCCTTATATTGTTTTGGGCGTCTCCTACAATGGGAATACATGCATACAAGGTCAAAAAAATgctttcgttttctcaaaatatgcatttaatttcacctcattttccagcgattctcaaacgattcattcgaagcagttcaaagattcagtctctctaaacccctcctttccgtgagcctgctctgattggtcagatggtctagtctgttgtgattggtctacggtGTACAGCGCGTCTGAAACAACAgcctatttcaatagttctgtattttgaacgctctataaaaaaatataacatctattatttatcatacttacaggttgtgattcagtggagcagctggcCCAAATAAAAAGGATACTGATCAATCCTTCAACAGCAAGCTTTTGTGAATCCCGCgttgaactccccgagattagagaagcagtcgtcagtagaatgatgtgtttgtgggcggggtcaagttgCTTGTGGccggccaacgtagaacataggcaggaattatgcaaatgtgttacacCATGACGTGTAGCTGTCACGGAACTGTTGGATTCGAATTACTAAGGACTCCTTTAGGCCGTACAGAgttgattctttattttggaagacaataactttatttatcgtgcacttttagctttacaactttgcagatcatttacattcacatacagctacattacacacaacatttaaaaaaataatgaaaaatacataacaaagacacaataatatattttaaaaggtaatttattcctgtgatggaaagctgaatttttttttgtattgtatcaattacaaaataataaaataaagcatatttcgtTACCTTTTGAAATACAGAAGTGTTCAATttgagcagatgcttttatacCATCACTGTACATTCATAATCTGGCTCATATTCGCGATTTCAACCATATTCTCAAAACTATCATTTTCAGttactttaaaaatcaatattatgaTAGCTGGCAGCTTATTCACCACATGCACCATCAAATGACAGTGACACTTGTTTTAATTGCTTACAGTAATTGCGCTGCAGTAAAAGCCATTCAAGCAGTTCAGTCAGGTTCTATACTGATGATGATATTCTTGTTTTATGCCTGAAGTAATTATGAGTAAAACAACACGCCATCATTGCCTATCAAACAGTGCCACATTGGGGAATAAATGTGATTATTGTGTACTCATTGAGTCGtcagatatttaattattgttgcgCATGAAAATATACTCACATAGCAAccctatacactttttttttaatttatcagaaaatattctattaaatctgacttttttcttgttatattgtttataatgaatagacTGAGGAATACTAAGAAAGTTGACatctaacttttaaaaaatgaaggaggaAGAGGCTAGTGAATGAGGTCCCAGTGTCACCGAGACCCGAGGAATGTATTTAAGGGttaacagaatttaaaaacaaaagcattaaaaaaaacaaaaaatacattaaattgtcttgactgttacttttgatcaatttatcacatccttgctgaatggaAGTATtcaaaccttaaaataaaatacattaggatttaataaataatgacaatttattCACATACTTTTAACATACTAACCTGGACGCAAGC
The Cyprinus carpio isolate SPL01 chromosome B14, ASM1834038v1, whole genome shotgun sequence DNA segment above includes these coding regions:
- the si:ch211-39i2.2 gene encoding DNA damage-inducible transcript 4-like protein-like, with amino-acid sequence MVYTQALVFGNGMSVRSELENLAEDLSFLQHFRSDRDKLKHCGRLMKAHSSSSLGSECSLEEEEGEDVCLQFDLAKRIEKCLYEAKGASLSCQELRLPRRMTARVAGDILRSSTDEPCGIRGALIHMFLESKGTLLKLGTVIPDQSLTPTFEVSVVLQPDLGGWPPLKILFGSGKVLSLRREYRLIKRKLYSSATPTVLEFY